A genomic region of Raphanus sativus cultivar WK10039 chromosome 6, ASM80110v3, whole genome shotgun sequence contains the following coding sequences:
- the LOC108806617 gene encoding transmembrane emp24 domain-containing protein p24delta4, translated as MKREFATTLLLSTLFTFLVPELIPVCEAVWLTIPKTGTKCVSEEIQSKVVVLADYLVISDEHSIFPTVSLKVTSPYGSVLHHSENATHGQFAFTTQESGTYLACFEAVGNSHGNKDISINLDWKTGIAAKDWDSIARKEKIEGVELELRKLEGSVEAIHENLLYLRNREADMRIVSEKTNSRVAWYSIMSLGICIVVSGLQILYLKQYFEKKKLI; from the exons atgaagcgtGAGTTTGCGACAACGCTCTTACTCTCGACTCTCTTTACCTTTCTGGTGCCGGAGCTGATTCCGGTATGCGAAGCCGTGTGGCTCACCATTCCCAAGACCGGAACAAAGTGCGTGTCGGAGGAAATCCAGAGCAAGGTCGTCGTTTTGGCCGATTACCTCGTCATCTCCGACGAACATTCCATCTTCCCTACTGTCTCTCTCAAG GTTACATCACCATATGGCAGCGTTTTGCACCACAGCGAAAATGCTACGCATGGTCAGTTTGCGTTTACAACCCAGGAATCAGGAACCTACTTGGCCTGTTTTGAGGCCGTAGGGAATAGTCACGGTAACAAGGATATCAGCATCAACCTTGACTGGAAAACTGGAATCGCCGCCAAGGATTGGGACTCCATTGCTAGGAAAGAGAAGATTGAG GGTGTGGAGCTTGAGCTTAGGAAACTCGAAGGTTCAGTTGAAGCCATACATGAAAACCTACTTTACCTCCGTAACAG AGAAGCAGACATGAGGATTGTGAGTGAAAAAACAAACTCGCGAGTCGCGTGGTACAGTATAATGTCACTAGGCATCTGCATTGTGGTCTCTGGTTTACAGATTTTGTACTTGAAGCAGTActttgaaaagaagaagcttaTTTAG
- the LOC130495524 gene encoding secreted RxLR effector protein 161-like, with protein sequence MYLATHTRPDICFAVNLLSRFSSCPTKRHWDGIKHVLRYLQGTKDLGLFYTNKNKDGLVGFADSGYLSDPHDSGSQTGYVFTHGGTAISWRSIKQTLITTSSNHSEILAIHEASREFVWLRSMTQHIRSDCGMTDDKGPTVMYEDNAACIAQLKDGYIKEDRTKHILPKFFSTHELQKAGVVQVVQVRSSDNSADLFTKSLPTATLKKLIHQLGMRRLKDLQ encoded by the coding sequence ATGTATTTAGCAACTCACACACGGCctgatatatgctttgccgtgaacctaCTGTCTAGGTTTAGCTCATGTCCAACCAAAAGGCACTGGGACGGGATAAAACATGTTCTTCGTTACCTACAAGGAACGAAAGATTTGGGTCTGTTTTATACCAACAAAAATAAAGATGGTTTAGTTGGATTTGCTGATTCTGGATACCTTTCGGATCCACACGATTCTGGATCTCAGACAGGCTATGTATTTACGCATGGTGGAACAGCCATATCATGGCGTTCAATAAAGCAGACACTCATAACCACATCCTCAAATCATTCGGAAATATTGGCTATACACGAAGCCAGCCGCGAGTTTGTCTGGTTGAGGTCGATGACTCAACATATAAGATCAGATTGTGGGATGACAGATGACAAGGGTCCAACCGTGATGTATGAGGACAATGCAGCCTGCATTGCTCAGCTCAAGGACGGCTATATCAAAGAGGACAGGACGAAACACATCCTGCCCAAGTTCTTTTCAACCCACGAGTTGCAAAAGGCCGGTGTCGTCCAAGTGGTTCAGGTACGATCCAGTGACAATTCAGCCGACCTGTTCACCAAGTCCTTACCTACTGCGACGTTGAAGAAGCTCATACATCAGCTTGGGATGCGTCGACTGAAAGACCTTCAGTGA